In Chloroflexota bacterium, the following proteins share a genomic window:
- a CDS encoding citrate synthase (catalyzes the formation of citrate from acetyl-CoA and oxaloacetate) gives MSGTSQQSSTNLAKGLEGVVVTTTELSKVDGTAGRLYYRGYSIDDLAQHATFEEVAYLLWFGHLPNQDELAMIHERMIGCRSMDHELLDSLRHIPLGAPPMAVLRSAVSLLGHYDPDAEDNSPDAAMDKACRLTGQIANAIAAFDRIRNGLEPIEPREDLSHAANFLYMLSGEEPSPVASQALEMYLILLADHEFNASTFVARVTASTLSDLYSAITAAIGTLKGPLHGAANQKALEQFLEIGSVENVPAWFEKAKAERRRIMGVGHRVYKVFDPRARHLREMALRLNETAQDRRLLSIALKLEELVESDPYFSERQLHPNVDYYSAPVLYTLGIAADLFPTIFAMSRIVGWTAHVMEQWADNRLIRPRAQYVGPVDLPWIPLEQRS, from the coding sequence ATGTCAGGTACTTCGCAGCAGTCATCGACGAATTTGGCCAAGGGACTGGAAGGGGTTGTCGTCACCACCACGGAGCTTAGTAAGGTAGATGGTACGGCCGGACGCCTTTACTATCGAGGTTATAGCATCGACGATCTGGCCCAACATGCGACGTTTGAGGAGGTCGCCTACCTGCTTTGGTTCGGTCATCTGCCCAATCAGGACGAGCTTGCCATGATCCACGAGCGGATGATCGGATGTCGCTCCATGGATCATGAGCTGCTTGACAGTCTTCGCCATATCCCGCTTGGCGCGCCACCCATGGCGGTCCTTCGCAGTGCGGTGTCCCTGTTGGGGCACTATGATCCTGACGCGGAGGATAATAGCCCTGACGCCGCGATGGACAAGGCCTGTCGGCTGACCGGCCAGATCGCCAACGCCATTGCCGCTTTTGATCGGATCCGCAACGGACTGGAGCCCATCGAGCCGCGAGAGGATCTGAGCCACGCCGCGAATTTCCTGTACATGCTGAGCGGCGAGGAGCCCTCGCCGGTCGCCAGCCAGGCGTTGGAGATGTACCTGATCCTGCTGGCGGATCACGAGTTCAATGCCTCCACTTTCGTCGCCCGGGTGACGGCCTCCACGCTCTCCGACCTGTATTCGGCGATCACGGCGGCCATCGGCACATTGAAAGGCCCGCTGCACGGCGCGGCCAATCAGAAGGCACTGGAGCAGTTCCTGGAGATCGGGAGCGTGGAGAACGTGCCGGCCTGGTTTGAGAAGGCCAAGGCCGAGCGACGACGGATTATGGGAGTGGGCCATCGGGTGTACAAGGTCTTCGATCCGCGTGCGCGCCACCTGCGCGAGATGGCACTGCGGCTGAACGAGACCGCCCAGGACCGGCGGCTTTTGAGCATCGCGTTGAAGCTGGAGGAACTTGTCGAGTCAGACCCCTATTTCTCCGAGCGGCAGCTGCATCCCAACGTGGACTATTACTCCGCTCCCGTGCTCTACACCCTGGGGATCGCCGCCGATCTGTTCCCGACTATCTTCGCGATGAGCCGCATCGTCGGGTGGACGGCCCACGTCATGGAGCAGTGGGCGGACAACCGCCTGATCCGCCCCAGAGCCCAGTACGTCGGCCCGGTGGATCTTCCCTGGATCCCGCTGGAGCAGCGGAGCTGA
- a CDS encoding DNA translocase FtsK, whose amino-acid sequence MQRRLEMEAAQIEAVLHSHKIAGRVWGGVVLPRVVRFQLTTAMGTRVRQVSNLAEEIAMALGVRSARVYRSGGSIHIEVPREKPGNVSLLPLCKRLARIPPLTAVLGIDDSGVPLLLKISSPDVVHVLIAGTSGSGKTALLRSMLLSLALHNPQAHLQIVLLDPKGRGLAPLFRLPHLLMPPAFDADEAARALGRLVEEMERRDREQRSTPHILVVIDELADLTEVGGNAVAAGLRRLAQRGREAGIHLIAATQKPVASAVGSLAKANFPVRLVGAVTSPEEAKIASGIAGSGAEKLLGRGDFLLVSHGQTWRFQAAYIDTDQAERTVQALLRHTRQSKRWMEDATVTETGLFQRARRALELRRIHAGS is encoded by the coding sequence ATGCAACGACGATTAGAGATGGAGGCCGCACAAATCGAGGCCGTCCTGCACTCCCATAAGATCGCCGGCCGGGTGTGGGGCGGCGTGGTCCTGCCGCGCGTCGTGCGCTTTCAACTGACCACCGCCATGGGCACGCGCGTGCGGCAGGTGAGCAACCTGGCGGAGGAGATCGCGATGGCCCTGGGCGTTCGCTCCGCCCGCGTCTACCGAAGCGGCGGCTCGATCCACATCGAGGTGCCCAGGGAGAAGCCAGGGAACGTGTCCCTGCTGCCGTTGTGCAAGCGACTGGCCCGGATCCCTCCGCTCACCGCGGTGCTGGGCATCGACGACAGCGGGGTTCCCCTGTTGCTGAAGATCTCCAGCCCGGACGTCGTGCACGTGCTGATCGCGGGGACGAGCGGCAGTGGCAAAACCGCCCTCTTGCGCTCCATGCTGCTGAGCCTGGCTCTACATAATCCACAGGCGCACCTCCAAATCGTCCTGCTGGACCCCAAGGGAAGGGGACTGGCTCCGTTGTTTCGGCTGCCACACCTGCTGATGCCGCCCGCCTTCGACGCGGACGAGGCCGCTCGCGCCCTGGGCCGGCTGGTGGAGGAGATGGAGCGGCGCGATCGGGAACAGCGCAGCACCCCGCACATCCTCGTGGTGATCGATGAGCTGGCCGATCTGACCGAGGTGGGGGGCAACGCCGTCGCCGCCGGGCTCCGGCGGCTGGCACAGCGAGGGCGGGAGGCGGGAATTCACCTCATCGCGGCGACGCAGAAGCCCGTAGCCTCCGCCGTGGGCTCGCTCGCCAAGGCGAACTTCCCGGTGCGTCTGGTGGGCGCCGTGACCTCCCCCGAGGAGGCCAAGATCGCCTCCGGGATCGCCGGATCCGGGGCGGAGAAGCTTCTGGGCCGGGGCGACTTCCTGCTGGTGAGCCACGGTCAAACATGGAGGTTCCAGGCGGCCTACATCGACACCGATCAGGCGGAGCGAACCGTCCAGGCTCTGCTGCGGCACACCCGGCAATCCAAGCGGTGGATGGAAGATGCGACCGTGACTGAGACGGGCCTGTTCCAGCGAGCGCGTCGGGCCCTCGAGCTGAGGAGGATACACGCAGGGAGTTGA
- the galK gene encoding galactokinase: protein MARLRRAFTRHFGREPEILVRAPGRVNLIGEHTDYNDGFVLPAAIDRDVLFAASRRDDGRVRLWAVDLKDEDTFSLSALTRNEKKSWANYHRGVAAMLQARGFDLVGADVAFSSNVPIGAGLSSSAAVEVAAAYGFLTLSRQEMDRAQMALACQQAEHEYAGVPCGIMDQFISALGRADHALLIDCRDLSYQHVPIPEDVRIVVADTGVRRALAGSEYRVRRSQCEEAVRLLQPVLPSIRALRDVSEEDLERYGHLLPEVVRRRARHVVSENQRVLDAVAALREANLERVGELFVASHRSLRDDYEVSSPELDAMVEAALEVPGCFGARLTGAGFGGCTVSLVRADAVDDFVFRLARSYQDRTGRKATVYVTRAADGVGPANA from the coding sequence GTGGCTCGTCTGCGCCGGGCGTTCACGCGGCACTTCGGGCGGGAGCCGGAGATCCTGGTGCGGGCGCCCGGCCGGGTGAATCTCATCGGCGAGCACACGGATTACAACGATGGGTTCGTATTGCCCGCGGCCATCGATCGGGATGTGCTGTTCGCCGCCTCCCGTCGGGATGATGGGCGCGTCCGGCTGTGGGCGGTGGACTTGAAGGACGAGGATACGTTCTCCCTGAGCGCTCTGACCCGCAATGAGAAGAAGTCGTGGGCCAATTATCATCGGGGGGTAGCCGCCATGCTGCAGGCTCGCGGCTTTGACCTGGTCGGAGCGGACGTGGCCTTCAGCAGCAATGTGCCCATCGGAGCGGGATTGAGCTCGTCGGCGGCGGTGGAGGTGGCGGCCGCGTATGGATTCCTCACGCTCAGCCGCCAGGAGATGGATCGCGCCCAGATGGCCCTGGCCTGTCAGCAGGCGGAGCACGAGTACGCGGGCGTGCCCTGTGGCATTATGGACCAGTTCATCAGCGCGCTGGGGCGGGCCGATCATGCGCTTCTCATCGATTGTCGGGATCTAAGCTATCAGCACGTGCCGATCCCGGAGGACGTCCGGATCGTCGTGGCGGATACGGGGGTGAGGAGGGCGCTGGCCGGCTCGGAGTATCGCGTGCGTCGCTCCCAATGCGAGGAGGCGGTCCGCCTGTTGCAGCCCGTTTTGCCCTCGATTCGGGCGCTGCGCGATGTGAGCGAGGAGGACCTCGAGCGGTACGGGCACCTGCTGCCCGAGGTGGTGCGGCGCCGCGCTCGTCATGTCGTGAGCGAGAATCAACGTGTGCTGGATGCCGTGGCGGCCTTGCGAGAGGCCAACCTGGAGCGCGTCGGCGAGCTGTTCGTCGCCTCTCATCGCAGCCTCCGGGACGATTACGAGGTCAGCAGCCCCGAGCTGGACGCGATGGTCGAGGCGGCTTTGGAGGTGCCCGGCTGCTTTGGCGCCCGGCTGACCGGGGCGGGCTTTGGCGGCTGCACGGTGAGCCTGGTGCGCGCGGATGCCGTGGACGACTTCGTCTTCCGCCTGGCGCGATCCTACCAGGACCGCACCGGCCGAAAGGCCACCGTGTATGTCACCCGGGCGGCGGACGGCGTGGGCCCCGCAAACGCGTGA
- a CDS encoding restriction endonuclease → MRDEFLLDDDVPELTLTPPFDYDPDTIDPEEQARLELGPYYEPAPTRALRRARKARRMRRWKRALILATVAWFLLYVPFALAWIITGQRPLDVILHLIPTPWLWGIWLVHTALVGGIWGGLWWWRERKRRLRRQKLQAARTLAQLLQLTPSEFEEWTGELFRRRGYRVVNTSGTGDHGIDLMVYRDGEYGVVQCKRYRGTVGEPIVRDLYGVLIHENADRGYIVTTAGISAQARRWARGKPIELIDGQKLVRLAVD, encoded by the coding sequence GTGAGAGACGAATTCCTTCTAGATGACGACGTACCCGAACTGACGCTCACCCCTCCGTTTGATTACGATCCGGATACGATCGATCCGGAGGAACAGGCCCGTCTGGAGTTAGGGCCTTACTACGAGCCAGCCCCCACCCGGGCACTACGCCGTGCGCGCAAGGCCCGGAGGATGCGGCGATGGAAGCGGGCGCTGATCCTGGCGACCGTCGCCTGGTTCCTCCTCTACGTGCCGTTCGCCCTGGCCTGGATCATCACCGGGCAACGCCCCCTGGACGTCATCCTTCACCTGATCCCCACCCCGTGGCTATGGGGGATCTGGCTCGTCCACACGGCCCTGGTGGGCGGCATCTGGGGAGGCCTGTGGTGGTGGCGAGAACGCAAACGCCGCCTTCGCCGGCAGAAACTTCAGGCCGCCCGCACCCTGGCCCAGCTCCTCCAGCTCACCCCCAGCGAGTTCGAGGAGTGGACGGGCGAGCTGTTCCGTCGTCGAGGATATCGGGTCGTGAACACATCCGGAACAGGGGACCACGGTATCGATCTGATGGTCTACCGGGATGGAGAGTACGGCGTCGTGCAATGCAAGCGATATCGGGGCACCGTCGGCGAGCCGATCGTGCGCGATCTTTACGGCGTGCTGATCCACGAGAACGCCGATCGAGGGTACATCGTGACGACGGCGGGTATCTCCGCCCAGGCCCGCCGATGGGCTCGCGGCAAGCCCATCGAGCTGATCGACGGCCAGAAGCTGGTGCGGCTGGCGGTGGACTGA
- the holA gene encoding DNA polymerase III subunit delta: MIYLIHGEEEFLRSRHLAEIRGRIGQPDLIDLNTAELDGARLTLGELRDAADVIPFLTQRRLVIVRDLLRAVQAGSPISPDALTEYLDHVPETTDLVLLETRAAPAKHPVVRHLSALAEEGKAQVILCAVPGPRALPAWIRQRAKEKGGEISPRAAALLANAVGQNLRLLDTELDKLIAYAGDGRPIEPADVETMVPYTQEIKVFALTNAIGERRARAAFNHLQQLRSAGETAPQLLAMITRQFRILLQVTELSRTGLTDRQIASELRLRDFMVEQARRQMRHWTLSEITAAFDLLLETDVAIKTGQLDPDTALDLLLVDLLRRSRPSKRAPMPDVVATRPPRSSPSR; the protein is encoded by the coding sequence ATGATCTATCTGATCCATGGGGAGGAGGAATTCCTCCGCTCCCGCCATCTGGCTGAGATCAGGGGGCGCATTGGCCAGCCGGATCTGATCGACCTCAACACCGCCGAGCTGGACGGCGCTCGCCTCACCCTGGGGGAGCTTCGTGACGCGGCCGATGTGATCCCCTTCCTCACCCAGCGACGACTGGTCATCGTGCGGGATCTGCTGCGGGCCGTCCAGGCGGGCTCGCCCATATCCCCGGACGCGCTCACGGAGTACCTGGATCACGTCCCCGAGACCACCGATCTGGTGTTGCTGGAAACGCGAGCCGCTCCTGCCAAGCACCCGGTCGTACGTCATCTGAGCGCGCTGGCGGAGGAAGGGAAAGCCCAAGTGATCCTGTGCGCCGTCCCTGGGCCGCGAGCCCTCCCCGCCTGGATCCGCCAGAGGGCAAAAGAAAAAGGCGGCGAGATCTCGCCAAGAGCCGCCGCCCTTTTGGCCAATGCCGTCGGTCAGAATCTGCGGTTGTTAGATACGGAGCTGGATAAGCTGATCGCCTACGCGGGGGACGGGCGTCCCATCGAGCCGGCCGATGTCGAGACGATGGTCCCTTATACGCAGGAGATCAAGGTGTTCGCCCTGACGAATGCCATCGGCGAACGCCGGGCACGAGCCGCGTTTAACCACCTGCAACAGCTACGCTCGGCCGGCGAGACGGCGCCACAGCTGCTGGCCATGATCACCCGCCAGTTTCGCATCCTGTTGCAGGTGACCGAGCTCTCCCGCACCGGCCTGACGGATCGTCAGATCGCGTCGGAGCTCCGCCTGCGCGACTTCATGGTGGAGCAGGCTCGGCGTCAGATGCGCCACTGGACCCTCTCGGAGATCACGGCCGCTTTCGATCTGCTGCTGGAGACCGACGTGGCCATCAAGACCGGGCAGCTCGATCCGGATACCGCGCTGGATCTGCTGCTGGTGGATCTGCTGCGGCGCTCCCGTCCCTCGAAACGGGCGCCTATGCCCGATGTCGTCGCCACCCGGCCCCCGCGGTCGTCACCCTCTCGGTAG
- the mltG gene encoding endolytic transglycosylase MltG gives MRSPLRWLALLLCLAAGLSACQALPGDTNLSDAALALYIRAHEDQLAQPAGTDRTLVTFRVQPGESLTSIARRLEEQGLITDAKLFRRYLRYAHLDTGVQAGEFRLSPAMTMMEIASRLQRGYAPGVLITVPEGWRAGQIADMLTKAGIMDGRAFLQMVEEGAVAARRLGDYGFLTDLPPDASLEGYLFPDTYELPDPARPEDLLRRMLDNFDRQVAPLLDAAPHPDGLNAHEVLTLASIVEREAVIPEERPLIAGVYLNRLRKGMRLEADPTVQYAMGYQVATGQWWKTPVSLEEYSAVDSPYNTYLHAGLPPGPICNPGVEAIRAVLQPAESPYLYFVARGDGSHVFARTYEEHVQNVRQYLGR, from the coding sequence ATGCGCTCGCCGCTCCGATGGCTTGCCCTTCTCCTCTGCCTGGCTGCAGGGCTGAGCGCCTGTCAGGCCCTCCCCGGCGACACGAACCTCTCAGACGCCGCGCTGGCGCTTTACATTCGCGCTCACGAAGACCAGCTGGCCCAACCGGCCGGCACGGACCGCACGCTCGTGACGTTTCGCGTCCAGCCCGGCGAATCGCTGACCTCCATCGCGCGTCGGCTGGAGGAACAGGGCCTGATCACGGACGCGAAGCTGTTTCGCCGCTACCTACGCTACGCCCACCTGGATACCGGGGTCCAGGCGGGCGAATTTCGGCTATCCCCTGCCATGACGATGATGGAGATCGCGTCGCGATTGCAACGCGGGTACGCCCCGGGCGTGCTGATCACCGTGCCGGAGGGATGGCGGGCCGGACAGATCGCGGACATGCTGACGAAAGCGGGAATCATGGACGGCCGGGCTTTCCTGCAGATGGTGGAGGAGGGGGCCGTCGCGGCGCGGCGACTGGGCGATTACGGCTTCCTGACCGATCTGCCCCCCGACGCCTCTCTAGAAGGCTACCTGTTCCCGGACACGTATGAGCTGCCCGATCCGGCGCGCCCTGAGGACCTGCTCCGCCGCATGCTGGACAACTTCGACCGGCAGGTGGCCCCTCTGCTGGACGCCGCGCCGCATCCGGACGGCCTGAACGCCCACGAGGTGCTGACGCTGGCCTCCATCGTGGAGCGGGAGGCCGTGATCCCCGAGGAGCGCCCGCTGATCGCCGGGGTCTACCTCAACCGCCTCCGCAAGGGCATGCGCCTGGAGGCGGACCCCACCGTGCAATACGCCATGGGGTATCAGGTCGCGACCGGCCAATGGTGGAAGACGCCCGTCTCGCTGGAGGAATACTCGGCCGTGGACTCGCCGTACAACACGTACCTGCACGCGGGGCTCCCCCCCGGCCCGATCTGCAACCCGGGCGTGGAGGCCATCCGGGCGGTCCTGCAACCGGCGGAGAGCCCTTACCTGTACTTCGTCGCCCGCGGGGATGGGTCGCACGTCTTCGCCCGCACCTATGAGGAGCACGTGCAAAACGTGCGCCAGTACCTGGGACGATAG
- a CDS encoding NAD(P)-dependent oxidoreductase encodes MNVERNSPEARFLVTGAQGCIGAWTIRHLVREGYQPIAFDLDPTPTRLRLIASPAEMERVHFIAGDVTDLDHLARVVSAHGITHIIHLAALQVPACRANPLRGAQVNVIGTLNVLETARRFAGQIQRVVYASSAAVYGPPHLYESEPVAEAGPLSPATHYGVFKLCNEGNARVYWQDHGVSSIGLRPWTVYGVGRDQGLTSDPTRAIVAALLGRRFHIGFGGRTDMQYVEDVARTFVACSLVSYQGAGVFNLRGDVVTVEEIIDAIEATIPGARQLITHADAPIPIAPSLDGSALRERLGEIPHTPLREGVARTAEAFRQLLFERQISPAELGLASEA; translated from the coding sequence ATGAACGTAGAGAGAAACTCCCCCGAAGCTCGTTTCCTGGTCACCGGCGCCCAGGGATGTATCGGCGCCTGGACGATCCGCCACCTGGTGCGGGAGGGATACCAGCCGATCGCCTTCGACCTCGACCCGACGCCGACCCGGCTCCGGTTGATCGCCTCGCCGGCGGAGATGGAGCGCGTCCACTTCATCGCGGGGGATGTGACCGATCTGGACCATCTGGCCCGCGTCGTGTCGGCCCATGGGATCACCCACATTATCCATCTCGCGGCTTTGCAGGTGCCCGCGTGCCGGGCCAATCCCCTGCGTGGGGCTCAGGTGAACGTGATCGGCACCCTGAACGTGTTGGAGACGGCGCGGCGCTTTGCCGGACAGATTCAGCGCGTCGTATACGCGTCATCGGCGGCGGTCTATGGCCCACCGCACCTGTATGAGTCGGAGCCTGTGGCGGAGGCGGGTCCCCTGTCCCCCGCGACCCATTACGGTGTGTTCAAACTGTGTAACGAGGGGAACGCCCGTGTGTACTGGCAGGATCACGGGGTGAGCTCCATCGGGCTGCGGCCCTGGACCGTGTACGGGGTGGGCAGGGATCAGGGGCTTACCTCGGATCCCACTAGGGCCATCGTGGCCGCGTTGCTGGGACGAAGGTTCCACATCGGATTCGGTGGCCGGACGGATATGCAGTATGTGGAGGATGTGGCGCGCACGTTCGTGGCCTGTTCTCTTGTATCTTACCAGGGGGCAGGCGTGTTTAATCTAAGGGGCGACGTCGTGACCGTGGAGGAGATTATCGATGCGATCGAGGCGACCATCCCGGGGGCCCGACAGCTGATCACGCATGCCGATGCCCCCATACCGATCGCTCCCTCCCTGGATGGAAGCGCGTTACGTGAACGGTTAGGAGAGATCCCCCACACGCCCCTGCGAGAGGGCGTCGCTCGCACGGCTGAGGCGTTTCGCCAGCTTCTGTTCGAAAGACAGATATCCCCCGCAGAGCTGGGCCTTGCCTCCGAAGCATAG